A genome region from Oncorhynchus nerka isolate Pitt River unplaced genomic scaffold, Oner_Uvic_2.0 unplaced_scaffold_8387, whole genome shotgun sequence includes the following:
- the LOC115111317 gene encoding small ribosomal subunit protein uS3-like, whose translation MAVQISKKRKFVADGIFKAELNEFLTRELAEDGYSGVEVRVTPTRTEIIILATRTQNVLGEKGRRIRELTAVVQKRFGFPEGSVELYAEKVATRGLCAIAQAESLRYKLLGGLAVRRACYGVLRFIMESGSKGCEVVVSGMLRGQRAKSMKFVDGLMIHSGDPVNYYVDTAVRHVLLRQGVLGIKVKIMLPWDPSGKIGPKKPLPDHVSIVEPKDEQVPSTPISEQKGAKPEAAVVAPATPVPTA comes from the coding sequence ATGGCGGTGCAAATTTCCAAGAAGAGAAAGTTTGTCGCTGATGGTATCTTCAAAGCTGAACTGAACGAGTTCCTCACAAGAGAGCTGGCTGAGGATGGCTACTCAGGTGTGGAGGTTCGTGTCACCCCAACTAGAACTGAAATCATCATCTTGGCTACCAGGACACAAAACGTGCTTGGTGAGAAGGGGCGTCGTATACGTGAGCTGACTGCAGTGGTCCAGAAGAGGTTTGGCTTCCCCgagggcagtgtggagctgtATGCTGAGAAGGTTGCCACTCGTGGTCTTTGCGCCATTGCCCAGGCAGAGTCTCTGCGCTACAAGCTTCTCGGGGGTCTCGCTGTCCGCAGGGCCTGCTATGGTGTCCTACGGTTCATCATGGAGAGCGGGTCCAAGGGTTGCGAGGTGGTGGTGTCTGGAATGCTCAGGGGCCAGAGGGCCAAGTCCATGAAGTTCGTGGATGGCCTCATGATCCACAGTGGAGACCCCGTTAACTACTACGTCGACACCGCTGTCCGCCACGTGCTCCTCCGCCAAGGTGTGCTGGGGATTAAGGTGAAAATCATGCTGCCCTGGGATCCCAGCGGTAAGATTGGCCCCAAGAAACCTCTCCCTGACCACGTGAGCATCGTGGAGCCCAAGGACGAGCAGGTCCCCTCAACGCCCATCTCTGAGCAGAAGGGAGCCAAGCCGGAGGCCGCTGTCGTCGCACCTGCCACACCCGTCCCAACAGCATAA